DNA sequence from the Poecile atricapillus isolate bPoeAtr1 chromosome 4, bPoeAtr1.hap1, whole genome shotgun sequence genome:
TGCTGTTCCAGGTAGAATTCCCATAGATATTACTGGAAGATTTGTGCTAAATAAGCACTAGTTTTAGGTAGTGGattgtaaaaaaattatatgcttCCCAGCAGGATCTTAATCCTTCTGCATTTACTTAGGCAAACTTTGTCTTTGGAATGCTTTTGAAATCTGCTCCAATTTTCAGCAGGAATCATGCCTAAATAATATTACTGGGTCAGCCTTAAAAATGTAAGGGCAAgagaatttaaatatattaagaCAGATCTTCTTTTAATTCTGCAATGTAGCATGTGGGTTAGGAACAAGATGTAGCTTTAGCTCGTTGCTTCTTGTCTTAGCCCATGTGGACTAATTTCTCCATTTGTTCTTgtactgttttgttttcagggGCAGCTCTGTGGCTCAGACCAAGCTGCTGCAAGAATGGGGCCCCTGGAAGCAGTAGGTGAGGAAAACCAGACAGATGAAATGAAAATGGAGCTGTTCACTAAGCTGTACTTGACAAGATACACCACACCACTCAATGAATTGGCTCTGGACCCTAAACCAGAACTGAAGGACAGCACAACACTTGTTGAAGTACAAATAATTCTCATCTTTGCTTACTGCTCCATCATCCTGCTGGGAGTGATCGGAAACTCCCTTGTGATCCACGTGATCATCAAATTCAAAAGCATGCGCACAGTGACTAATTTCTTCATTGCCAACCTGGCAGTGGCTGACCTGCTGGTGAACACGCTGTGCCTGCCCTTCACTTTGGTTTATACGCTCTTGGGTGAATGGAAACTGGGCCCGGTCTTGTGCCACCTGGTGCCTTATGCCCAGGCCCTGGCTGTCCACGTGTCTACTGTCACTTTGACTGTGATCGCTCTGGATCGTCACCGCTGCATCGTCTACCACTTGGAAAGCAAAATATCTAAGCGGATCAGCTTCCTGATTATAGGAGTTGCCTGGGCAGTCAGTGCCCTGTTGGCAAGTCCTCTGGCCATCTTCCGTGAGTACTCCTTGATTGAGATCATTCCTGACTTCAAGATTGTGGTCTGTTCTGAGAAGTGGCCAGGGGAGGGGCAGCTCAACTATGGCACCATCTACAGCATTTCCATGCTCCTGATCCAGTATGTGCTGCCTCTGGCAGTCATCTCCTACGCCTACATCCGTATTTGGACCAAGCTCAAGAACCACGTTAGCCCTGGGGCAGGGAATGACCACTATCACCACCGGCGCCGGAAAACCACCAAGATGCTGGTGTGCGTGGTTGTGGTGTTTGCTGTCAGCTGGCTGCCCTTTCACACCTTCCAGCTGGTCAGTGACATTGACAGTCAGGTGTTAGACCTGAAAGAGTACAAACTGATCTACACCGTGTTCCATGTCATTGCCATGTGCTCAACGTTTGCTAACCCCCTTCTGTATGGCTGGATGAATAACAACTACAGGACGGCCTTCCTCACGGCCTTCCAGTGTGAACAGCGGCTGGACTCCATCCACCCCGAAGTATCAGCAGCTTTCAAAGCCAGGAAGAAACTGGAAGCCAAGAGGATTCAGTTCCCTGGGGACTCCTTCACACAACCTACCAATGTCTAAACTATCTGACTTCAAAGAAGAAATGGATATGTTGTGGACAAAGGGATGAACCCATTTTGGTACATGCATTTTCAATGCATGGTTTTATTCATAAATGGTGAAGGAACAGTAGCAGGAAAGTCAAGGCAGGTACTATCATTTGAGGGGAGTTGATTGACATCAAGAATATGTAACTGTAAAACTGCAAGGAAGTAAAAGGGAGAGGTTTTGTTT
Encoded proteins:
- the NPY2R gene encoding neuropeptide Y receptor type 2, with protein sequence MGPLEAVGEENQTDEMKMELFTKLYLTRYTTPLNELALDPKPELKDSTTLVEVQIILIFAYCSIILLGVIGNSLVIHVIIKFKSMRTVTNFFIANLAVADLLVNTLCLPFTLVYTLLGEWKLGPVLCHLVPYAQALAVHVSTVTLTVIALDRHRCIVYHLESKISKRISFLIIGVAWAVSALLASPLAIFREYSLIEIIPDFKIVVCSEKWPGEGQLNYGTIYSISMLLIQYVLPLAVISYAYIRIWTKLKNHVSPGAGNDHYHHRRRKTTKMLVCVVVVFAVSWLPFHTFQLVSDIDSQVLDLKEYKLIYTVFHVIAMCSTFANPLLYGWMNNNYRTAFLTAFQCEQRLDSIHPEVSAAFKARKKLEAKRIQFPGDSFTQPTNV